From Acidobacteriota bacterium, a single genomic window includes:
- a CDS encoding RecX family transcriptional regulator: MRRRSPIPDSERVVTDPERARRKTFDRAVNLLTYKPRSITELRTRLLEKDWTDATIVDEVIEKLTHYGYLDDAQFARSFAASQIRQKPLGKMALKIKLTQQKLDKETVDAALEQILEETPEDEIIDRAIAKRLRLKGKPENRDDAKKFYDYLLRQGFSYDLVASKMREIASKSFDEEG; the protein is encoded by the coding sequence ATGCGAAGAAGAAGTCCAATTCCAGATTCCGAACGCGTCGTTACCGATCCGGAGCGTGCGCGGCGAAAAACGTTCGACCGCGCGGTCAATCTGCTCACCTACAAACCGCGTTCGATCACCGAACTCCGGACGCGCCTGCTCGAAAAAGACTGGACCGATGCGACGATCGTCGACGAGGTGATCGAAAAGCTGACACACTACGGATATCTCGACGATGCGCAGTTCGCCAGATCCTTCGCGGCCTCGCAGATCCGCCAGAAACCGCTCGGGAAAATGGCGCTCAAGATCAAATTGACGCAGCAGAAACTCGACAAGGAAACGGTCGATGCGGCGCTTGAGCAAATTCTTGAAGAGACGCCGGAAGACGAGATCATCGACCGCGCGATCGCCAAGCGTCTTCGGCTCAAAGGCAAGCCCGAAAACCGCGACGACGCGAAGAAGTTTTACGACTATTTGTTAAGACAGGGATTCTCGTACGATCTCGTTGCGTCAAAGATGCGCGAGATCGCGTCGAAGAGTTTCGACGAGGAAGGGTGA
- a CDS encoding tetratricopeptide repeat protein: protein MRNLVFKLVLLSLFAVASVSAQDVGKTSLQPNERPFPGVWEGKMESDGRTQVFDIVVAFGQNRGKLDGALTVKPNTRAVSLTGITVYANGVINFSVPGAGGIETRFEGRLTGDTIAGTWRRRMSDEVNITGKWSLKKSTAPSTPVAAVNTENRDKEVFLPLIQSQLASNRIADAITTATNCITQIPSSAPCYALRSNLYLRAYKVKPIDLAKLRINGKQDQDPDWQKAVADISKAVSLVPNVAEYYYQRGLTYIEGYNSEPFGLAIADAKKAIELEPSRADAKKLLERATDGYASGLAKEAADKWVLSSGRRAEGDKAASDKLLAEAIAQITTSISIGPGYSKHLNYLMRARMQRDLGKLELAVEDYTASIALKKNHGDAFIERAETYRKLRKFALAFADYDALAALPDDFETKYPKQRVPLGRADGYRESGDLPRAVAEYTKILAANPDDAGALYGRGLAHYYNKNRTAAAADFEKLVATSWDKEGMKKELGRLDIAPYNAQYPPIPAGRGRAEEIARTVDAMIGEVAEVAQKGDTKAAEAKLATALAEADKAVAADRTSAKAHEARGGVLLVTSLVVPARAAELLRNALASYETAIAADPKSSRAYFGRGVVYERMGDKAKARADQQKALQLDPKNGDAETALKRLGN, encoded by the coding sequence ATGAGAAATCTTGTTTTCAAACTTGTCCTTCTTTCCCTGTTCGCTGTCGCGTCGGTTTCGGCTCAAGACGTCGGAAAAACCAGCCTTCAGCCCAACGAGCGGCCGTTTCCCGGCGTTTGGGAAGGAAAAATGGAATCCGACGGGCGGACGCAGGTTTTCGACATCGTCGTCGCGTTCGGCCAGAATCGAGGCAAACTCGATGGCGCGCTGACGGTGAAACCGAACACGAGGGCGGTCAGCCTCACCGGAATAACCGTTTATGCCAACGGCGTGATCAACTTCTCGGTCCCCGGCGCGGGCGGCATCGAGACCCGATTCGAGGGCCGGCTGACGGGCGATACGATCGCCGGGACCTGGCGGAGACGAATGAGCGACGAAGTGAACATCACCGGAAAATGGTCTTTGAAGAAATCGACTGCGCCGAGCACGCCGGTGGCCGCCGTCAATACAGAAAATCGTGACAAAGAGGTCTTCTTGCCGCTGATTCAATCCCAATTGGCGTCAAACCGGATCGCCGATGCGATCACTACCGCGACCAACTGCATCACACAAATTCCGTCGTCGGCACCCTGCTATGCGTTGCGTTCCAATTTGTACCTGCGCGCCTACAAGGTCAAACCCATCGATCTCGCGAAACTCAGGATCAACGGCAAGCAGGATCAGGACCCGGACTGGCAAAAGGCGGTCGCTGATATTTCCAAGGCCGTTTCGCTCGTCCCGAATGTTGCCGAATACTACTATCAGCGCGGATTGACCTATATCGAAGGTTACAATTCGGAGCCGTTCGGGCTCGCGATCGCGGACGCGAAAAAAGCGATCGAACTTGAACCGTCGCGTGCCGATGCGAAAAAACTGCTCGAACGCGCGACAGACGGCTACGCGAGTGGTTTGGCGAAAGAGGCCGCCGACAAATGGGTTCTCTCGTCCGGCCGCCGCGCCGAGGGCGACAAAGCGGCATCCGACAAACTCCTAGCCGAAGCGATCGCCCAGATAACGACCTCGATCTCGATCGGTCCGGGATATTCGAAGCACCTGAATTACCTGATGCGTGCACGGATGCAGCGGGACCTCGGCAAACTCGAGCTCGCGGTCGAGGATTACACGGCGTCTATCGCGCTCAAGAAAAACCACGGCGACGCATTCATCGAACGCGCGGAAACGTACCGAAAGCTCCGGAAATTCGCGCTCGCTTTTGCTGACTATGATGCGCTCGCGGCGCTTCCCGACGATTTTGAGACAAAATATCCGAAACAGCGCGTGCCGCTCGGGCGTGCCGATGGTTATCGCGAATCGGGCGATTTGCCGCGCGCGGTCGCCGAATACACAAAGATCCTCGCCGCAAATCCGGACGACGCCGGAGCGCTCTACGGCCGGGGCCTCGCGCATTATTACAACAAGAACCGGACCGCCGCCGCCGCCGACTTCGAAAAACTGGTCGCGACCTCTTGGGACAAGGAAGGGATGAAGAAAGAGCTCGGGCGGCTCGACATCGCGCCGTACAACGCGCAGTATCCCCCGATCCCGGCTGGGCGCGGCCGGGCCGAGGAAATCGCCCGAACGGTCGACGCGATGATCGGCGAGGTCGCTGAAGTTGCCCAAAAAGGCGACACAAAAGCGGCGGAAGCAAAGCTGGCAACGGCGCTTGCTGAAGCGGACAAGGCCGTCGCGGCCGATCGAACATCGGCCAAGGCACACGAGGCGCGGGGAGGTGTTCTTTTGGTGACGAGCCTTGTCGTTCCGGCGCGTGCCGCTGAATTGCTCCGCAACGCGCTTGCTTCGTATGAAACGGCGATTGCCGCCGATCCGAAATCGTCGCGGGCGTATTTCGGGCGCGGCGTCGTCTACGAACGGATGGGCGACAAGGCGAAAGCGCGCGCCGACCAGCAAAAAGCGCTTCAGCTTGATCCCAAGAACGGGGACGCCGAGACCGCGCTCAAGAGGCTCGGAAATTAA
- a CDS encoding VCBS repeat-containing protein, whose product MKRKITEPAIENPKSKIRNRNWLLILIISVVALGVFGTGMSFLEQSAKDEMVARKNQNYKPSLFGRVNPFLPDPTPTPTPQLAKEYLYAGSRLLAVEDAHANAAPAADLAVWRPLSGVWWVLGANQQSTSQQWGLSNDVPVPGDYDGDGKTDFAIWLNGDWWILKSSEPGGNINFTLGASGDRPAQADFDGDGRTDPAVYHEDGANGVWKILLSTTNQVYEQQYGLFDDKPAPADYDGDGRADLAVRRESNNTFYSRNSSNNQTQSAVIGTAGDVPVPSDYDGDGRADYALFRPSDTKWYIRESSTGTVTQTQWGISGDKLVQNDYDGDGKTDLAVWRESTGTWYIRQSATNGSLRQQQFGVLGDIPVPAFYRR is encoded by the coding sequence ATGAAACGGAAGATCACAGAACCCGCAATCGAAAATCCCAAATCGAAAATCCGAAATCGGAACTGGCTCCTCATTCTCATCATCTCGGTCGTCGCGCTCGGCGTTTTCGGCACGGGGATGAGTTTTCTCGAACAATCGGCGAAGGACGAGATGGTTGCGCGGAAGAATCAGAACTATAAGCCTTCCCTTTTCGGGCGCGTCAATCCTTTCCTTCCTGACCCGACGCCGACGCCGACTCCGCAGCTTGCGAAAGAATATCTGTATGCAGGTTCGCGGCTTTTAGCCGTTGAAGACGCACATGCCAACGCCGCGCCGGCGGCGGATCTTGCCGTCTGGCGGCCCTTGAGCGGCGTCTGGTGGGTCTTGGGAGCAAACCAGCAGTCGACTTCGCAGCAATGGGGATTGTCGAACGACGTGCCGGTTCCCGGCGACTATGACGGCGACGGCAAGACGGATTTCGCGATCTGGCTAAACGGCGACTGGTGGATACTGAAGAGCTCGGAACCCGGCGGCAACATAAACTTCACGCTCGGCGCATCTGGCGACCGTCCGGCGCAGGCCGATTTCGACGGCGACGGCCGGACCGACCCCGCGGTTTATCACGAGGACGGCGCGAACGGCGTCTGGAAGATTCTGCTGAGCACGACGAATCAGGTTTACGAGCAGCAATACGGACTGTTTGACGACAAACCCGCGCCCGCCGATTACGACGGCGACGGACGCGCCGACCTCGCCGTCCGTCGGGAGTCGAACAACACCTTCTACTCGCGCAACAGCAGCAACAACCAAACCCAGTCGGCGGTCATCGGAACCGCCGGCGACGTCCCCGTCCCGTCCGACTACGACGGCGACGGCCGCGCCGACTACGCCCTCTTCCGGCCCTCCGACACGAAATGGTACATCCGCGAAAGCTCGACCGGGACGGTCACCCAAACACAATGGGGAATCTCCGGCGACAAGCTTGTCCAGAACGACTACGACGGCGACGGCAAAACCGACCTCGCCGTCTGGCGAGAATCGACGGGAACGTGGTACATCCGCCAGTCGGCAACGAACGGCTCGCTTCGCCAGCAGCAGTTCGGAGTCTTGGGTGACATCCCGGTCCCGGCCTTCTACCGGAGGTAG
- the truB gene encoding tRNA pseudouridine(55) synthase TruB codes for MNGLLIIDKPAGITSHDVVARCRRILKTKKIGHTGTLDPFATGVMVILVGKATRLAQFLDKDEKEYEAVVRFGFETVTGDVTGERRDSESGNSPFSFSQVQSVASEFTGEILQTPPMYSAKKVEGKKLYELARAGVEIERRAVTVTIHKLEMSEPAGDELRMVVACSAGTYIRTLAEDIARRAGSAAHLAELRRTRAGKFGIEKALTLEELEKVVAEDRLADHLIAMNEAVGHLPSVTLNAERAAKTKSGLSTRVDADSIPNRADVRIVDESGALLAIGTFDSDESRVQPRIVLV; via the coding sequence ATGAACGGACTTCTCATCATCGACAAACCGGCCGGAATCACCTCGCACGACGTCGTCGCACGCTGCCGCCGGATCCTCAAAACGAAAAAGATCGGCCATACAGGCACGCTCGACCCGTTCGCGACCGGCGTGATGGTGATCCTCGTCGGCAAAGCGACCCGCCTCGCGCAGTTTCTCGACAAAGACGAGAAGGAATATGAAGCGGTCGTCAGATTCGGATTCGAGACCGTCACCGGCGACGTGACCGGCGAAAGACGGGATTCGGAGAGCGGGAATTCTCCTTTCTCCTTTTCGCAAGTCCAAAGCGTCGCCAGCGAATTCACCGGCGAGATCCTTCAGACGCCGCCGATGTATTCGGCGAAAAAGGTCGAAGGAAAGAAGCTTTACGAACTCGCCCGGGCCGGCGTCGAGATCGAGCGCCGGGCCGTCACGGTGACGATCCACAAACTCGAGATGTCGGAACCGGCGGGTGACGAGTTGAGAATGGTCGTCGCCTGCTCGGCCGGAACGTACATTCGCACACTCGCCGAAGACATCGCGCGTCGCGCCGGTTCGGCGGCGCATCTCGCGGAACTCAGGCGCACGCGGGCGGGGAAGTTCGGCATCGAAAAAGCGTTGACGTTGGAAGAGCTTGAAAAAGTCGTTGCGGAAGATCGTTTGGCCGATCATCTGATCGCGATGAACGAAGCGGTCGGGCATTTGCCGTCGGTGACACTCAATGCCGAGCGCGCCGCGAAGACGAAAAGCGGTCTCAGCACCCGAGTTGATGCCGATTCGATCCCGAACCGGGCGGATGTTCGAATCGTTGACGAATCCGGAGCGCTTCTCGCGATCGGAACATTCGATTCGGACGAAAGTCGTGTTCAGCCGCGGATCGTTTTGGTGTAA
- a CDS encoding alpha/beta hydrolase, with protein MKKKHIALGIGGAIGGVIAWKLASRPSTVNFEDVADRVVHAEHSNFVEVDGAEVHFQEFGDRSKPTMLLVHGFTASVYVWKTVAPKLADAGFHVVALDLIGFGYSEKPAWFDYSIQSQARMISRFMDRLGIGTATLVGSSYGGAVVLTVALDYPERVEKLVLVDAVINDEPKNHPILKLASVPGIGEVMTPFLLDSKTFIKLRMQNTLAPVNHHLITRDRVESIIRPLAAADGHRAVLRTGRNWNADRIEHDLGLINQPTLIVWGEDDIVIPIRNAETLYNSIVHSRLVVLKNCGHVPQEEKPEIFTNLVNEFAHDRKGRIAAGDGDMQVRH; from the coding sequence ATGAAGAAGAAACATATCGCATTGGGAATCGGCGGAGCGATCGGCGGCGTGATCGCCTGGAAACTCGCGTCGCGGCCGTCGACTGTGAATTTTGAAGACGTCGCCGACCGCGTCGTTCACGCGGAGCATTCGAACTTTGTCGAAGTTGACGGCGCCGAGGTCCATTTTCAGGAGTTCGGCGACCGTTCAAAGCCGACAATGTTGCTCGTTCACGGGTTCACCGCATCGGTTTACGTTTGGAAGACCGTCGCGCCGAAGCTCGCCGACGCCGGATTTCACGTCGTCGCGCTCGATCTGATCGGTTTCGGATATTCGGAGAAGCCGGCGTGGTTCGATTATTCGATCCAGTCGCAGGCGCGAATGATCTCTCGGTTTATGGACCGGCTCGGCATCGGCACGGCGACGCTTGTCGGCAGTTCATACGGCGGCGCGGTGGTCCTGACGGTCGCGCTCGATTATCCCGAGAGAGTCGAAAAACTCGTTCTCGTGGACGCCGTGATCAACGACGAACCCAAAAATCATCCGATCCTCAAACTTGCTTCTGTTCCCGGCATCGGCGAGGTGATGACGCCGTTTCTTCTTGATTCCAAAACATTTATCAAGCTCCGAATGCAGAACACCCTGGCGCCTGTGAATCATCATCTGATCACGCGGGACCGCGTCGAGTCGATCATTCGCCCTTTGGCCGCGGCGGACGGTCATCGCGCCGTCTTGCGTACCGGCCGCAATTGGAACGCCGACCGGATCGAGCACGACCTCGGACTGATAAATCAGCCGACGCTGATCGTCTGGGGCGAGGACGACATTGTGATCCCGATCCGCAATGCCGAGACGCTTTACAATTCGATCGTTCATTCGCGGCTCGTCGTTCTCAAGAACTGCGGACACGTGCCGCAAGAGGAAAAGCCGGAGATTTTCACGAATCTGGTCAACGAATTCGCCCACGATCGAAAGGGCCGGATCGCCGCCGGCGACGGCGATATGCAAGTGAGACATTGA
- a CDS encoding n-acetylglutamate synthase, with protein MINYDDRKFRSVENSDGGEVSGETTFHYHQKENVVWAEYRGGEIVFGTLIAKAAPDGSLDMRYQHLNRRGELMTGICRSAPEVLEDGRLLLHEKWQWTSGDCSAGESIVEEI; from the coding sequence ATGATCAACTACGACGATCGCAAATTCAGATCGGTTGAAAACTCGGATGGCGGCGAAGTTTCCGGCGAAACGACCTTTCATTACCACCAAAAAGAGAACGTCGTCTGGGCCGAATATCGCGGCGGCGAGATCGTCTTCGGAACGCTTATCGCCAAGGCCGCGCCCGATGGATCGCTTGATATGCGTTATCAGCATCTGAATCGCCGCGGCGAACTAATGACCGGCATCTGCCGTTCGGCGCCGGAAGTTCTGGAAGATGGCCGGCTTCTCCTTCACGAAAAATGGCAATGGACCTCAGGCGATTGTTCCGCGGGCGAATCGATCGTCG